The following proteins are co-located in the Brevibacillus laterosporus DSM 25 genome:
- a CDS encoding GH25 family lysozyme, which yields MICRETDKGLTPAQITTFCLSFLNHVKGHTGKTPMIYTGAYFAKRNLGKALSSFPLWVAHYNTNQPMPNPTWSRWAVFQYSDCGKVAGIKGNVDMNCMEQDFWNAIMKGETPVDKMLADELILVLKTQFES from the coding sequence GTGATATGCCGCGAGACGGACAAAGGGTTAACACCTGCACAGATTACAACGTTTTGCCTTTCGTTTCTTAACCATGTTAAGGGCCACACAGGAAAAACGCCTATGATTTACACAGGAGCTTATTTTGCTAAACGTAACCTTGGGAAAGCTTTATCTAGCTTTCCTTTGTGGGTAGCCCATTACAATACAAACCAACCTATGCCAAACCCTACATGGAGCCGCTGGGCGGTATTCCAGTATTCCGATTGTGGGAAAGTGGCTGGTATTAAAGGTAATGTGGATATGAACTGTATGGAACAAGATTTTTGGAATGCAATTATGAAGGGGGAAACACCTGTGGATAAAATGTTAGCAGATGAACTTATTTTAGTTTTGAAAACACAATTTGAAAGTTAG
- a CDS encoding spore coat protein encodes MVIFSNYAAALTEVATPDVRTILHKQLDDAIATHEKITNYMMSKGYYHAYHINEQIQMDMKTAKTTLNLPESSQSIF; translated from the coding sequence TTGGTCATTTTTTCGAACTACGCAGCTGCTTTGACTGAGGTAGCTACTCCTGACGTTCGTACAATCTTGCACAAACAATTAGATGATGCCATCGCTACTCATGAAAAAATAACAAACTACATGATGAGCAAAGGTTACTATCATGCTTATCATATAAACGAGCAAATTCAAATGGATATGAAGACCGCAAAAACAACCTTGAATCTTCCAGAGTCATCTCAATCAATATTTTAA
- a CDS encoding aspartyl-phosphate phosphatase Spo0E family protein, translating into MKTENSQLENDLQRLIEILRKELEQVYFKKGSFLHPNVIQLSQQLDEYIVIFQKLRL; encoded by the coding sequence ATGAAAACAGAAAATTCACAACTGGAAAATGATTTACAAAGGCTTATAGAAATCCTCCGCAAAGAATTAGAACAGGTATATTTCAAAAAAGGCTCTTTTTTACACCCAAACGTAATACAACTGAGCCAACAACTAGATGAGTACATCGTTATCTTTCAGAAGCTTAGACTCTAG
- a CDS encoding phage holin family protein: MFYYASGIAAEGKLKSKIGLIGIARKLFIFGIFAIAYMLDTISLVERKLKEGSQGANNTGIKVGYYHFAHPDLSAQV; this comes from the coding sequence ATGTTTTACTACGCAAGTGGTATAGCGGCAGAAGGGAAACTAAAAAGCAAAATTGGACTCATCGGGATAGCAAGAAAACTTTTTATTTTTGGGATCTTTGCAATTGCTTACATGCTGGATACTATTAGCCTAGTTGAAAGGAAGCTGAAAGAAGGTTCTCAGGGAGCGAATAATACAGGAATTAAAGTGGGGTATTATCATTTTGCCCACCCTGATTTATCTGCCCAAGTATAA
- a CDS encoding helix-turn-helix domain-containing protein produces MNEILTSTTLGELIKEKREEFGITLSELSRRSGVSKGIISKIESGETKRPELRNLKLIADTIKIPY; encoded by the coding sequence ATGAATGAAATTTTAACTTCCACAACATTGGGGGAACTGATAAAAGAAAAAAGAGAGGAATTTGGAATCACTTTATCAGAATTATCAAGAAGATCGGGAGTTAGCAAAGGAATCATTTCAAAAATAGAATCAGGTGAAACAAAGCGTCCAGAGCTAAGAAATCTCAAACTAATAGCAGATACTATAAAAATACCTTATTGA